From a single Hippoglossus stenolepis isolate QCI-W04-F060 chromosome 2, HSTE1.2, whole genome shotgun sequence genomic region:
- the mief2 gene encoding mitochondrial dynamics protein MID49, protein MNFQGSRRRGEDGIAMVIDFLLSNARLVLGIGGAAMLGIATLAVKRLIERAGRAADDEKVEQKMAESWEELSLVSASPEMIRKGIEGVVMKHVAKAARQQKDDLNQQPQMSKPESKSKRLQLCVLTLQERLQQYYHARAALTPHEVQRAQSLALDICTEIQGFLHSRHPDMPLGEMSLGGSLLDDLQVVTADHACLLVPLQLEASLWRLIPGEETLLTHPLHWMVRRVNLEYFPRGRSYWDRHLVGGYLSAEAVGNMLSKAVLETINWPSISSVMYCLIRPVPGGPDPRLEIRLRDEEGVETSDPPLFISMLPLLRQEDVVLTAQPELTSPWVNAWHLSLYPWETLRLAQLDAADDGRRRHTLKILKAVCRLNPALRPLHAAPLANLILHLSDGESDWSESSLHVRFQQCITELIGYLEQGALHSYFKPAVNLLSGLSEDQVDQMGFMLYCAVSEPEILLI, encoded by the exons ATGAACTTCCAGGGTAGTCGGAGGCGAGGAGAGGATGGGATTGCCATGGTGATTGACTTCCTGCTGTCCAATGCTCGGCTGGTTCTGGGAATTGGTGGAGCTGCCATGCTGGGAATCGCTACACTGGCAGTGAAACGG ctgaTAGAGCGCGCAGGCCGCGCTGCCGATGATGAGAAGGTTGAGCAGAAGATGGCTGAGAGCTGGGAGGAGCTGAGCTTGGTCTCGGCTTCACCCGAGATGATCAGGAAGGGCATCGAGGGCGTGGTGATGAAACATGTTGCCAAGGCAGCGAGACAACAGAAAG ACGACCTGAACCAGCAGCCTCAGATGTCCAAACCTGAGTCGAAGTCCAAGAGGCTCCAGCTGTGTGTCCTCACTCTGCAG GAGCGTCTGCAGCAGTACTATCACGCGAGGGCAGCACTCACTCCACATGAGGTCCAGAGAGCTCAGTCTCTGGCTCTGGACATCTGCACGGAGATCCAGGGCTTCCTGCACAGCCGTCACCCCGACATGCCGCTGGGAGAAATGAGTCTCGGAGGTTCTCTGCTGGACGACCTTCAG GTGGTCACCGCAGACCATGCGTGTCTGCTGGTGCCTCTGCAGCTGGAAGCTTCTCTGTGGCGGCTCATCCCGGGGGAGGAAACTCTGCTCACACACCCTCTGCACTGGATGGTCCGCCGGGTTAATCTAGAATATTTCCCCAGAGGACGGAGCTACTGGGACAG GCACCTGGTGGGTGGTTACCTGTCTGCAGAAGCTGTTGGGAACATGTTGAGTAAAGCTGTCCTGGAAACTATAAACTGGCCGTCAATCAGCAGCGTGATGTACTGTCTCATCAGACCAGTACCGGGAGGACCGGACCCGAGGCTGGAGATccg GCTTCGTGATGAAGAGGGAGTAGAGACCAGTGATCCACCCTTGTTCATCTCCATGTTGCCTCTGCTGAGGCAGGAGGACGTTGTCCTGACTGCCCAGCCCGAGCTCACCTCTCCCTGGGTCAACGCCTGGCACCTGTCGCTCTACCCGTGGGAAACTCTGCGTCTGGCACAACTTGACGCCGCTGACGACGGACgccgcagacacacacttaaaatCCTGAAGGCGGTGTGCAGACTGAACCCGGCCCTGCGACCGCTCCACGCTGCCCCGCTGGCCAATCTCATCCTGCACCTCAGTGACGGTGAAAGCGACTGGAGCGAATCCAGCCTGCATGTGAGATTCCAGCAGTGCATCACAGAGCTGATTGGCTACCTCGAGCAAGGGGCGTTACACAGCTACTTCAAACCAGCTGTCAATCTGCTGAGCGGCTTGTCAGAGGACCAGGTGGACCAGATGGGCTTCATGCTCTACTGCGCCGTGTCAGAGCCGGAAATACTGCTCATATGA
- the alkbh5 gene encoding RNA demethylase ALKBH5 yields the protein MASSGYSDLRQKLKSMTPHRDESKNKYVDGTSNGSGKGRKREYRESDGDECEHSEDSAELREQEARRVSSSILQENAFTPEECALIEEKIDEVVAKGEAGLYREHTVDRAPLRNKYFFGEGYTYGAQLEKRGPGQERLYRKGEVDEVPSWVHELVIKRLVANGVIPEGFVNSAVINDYQPGGCIVSHVDPLHIFARPIVSVSFFSDSALCFGCRFQFKPIRVSEPVFVLPVGRGSVTVLSGYAADDITHCIRPQDIKERRAVIILRKTRPDAPRVDCDSPLSSSPVERPAPLKAKRSHRRAQPDAAHRPRVLEMDKEENRHPSLSRQRRRSGSSENYWRRGQDSDKHRESSGRKVKMRRH from the exons ATGGCATCCAGCGGATACTCCGACCTGAGGCAGAAGCTCAAATCCATGACTCCACACAGGGACGAGTCCAAAAATAAGTACGTGGACGGGACGAGCAACGGCAGCGGGAAGGGGCGGAAGCGCGAGTACCGGGAGTCCGACGGCGACGAGTGCGAGCACAGCGAGGACAGCGCGGAGCTCCGGGAGCAGGAGGCCCGCCGGgtgagcagcagcatcctgcAGGAGAACGCCTTCACCCCGGAGGAGTGCGCCCTCATCGAGGAGAAGATCGACGAGGTGGTGGCCAAGGGGGAGGCCGGGCTGTACCGGGAGCACACCGTGGACAGGGCGCCCCTCCGCAACAAGTACTTCTTCGGGGAGGGCTACACGTATGGGGCCCAGCTGGAGAAGCGTGGCCCGGGCCAGGAGAGGCTGTACCGCAAAGGGGAGGTGGACGAGGTCCCCAGCTGGGTGCACGAGCTGGTGATCAAGCGGCTGGTGGCCAACGGAGTGATCCCGGAAGGGTTTGTCAACAGTGCGGTCATCAATGATTATCAGCCCGGGGGATGCATCGTGTCCCACGTGGACCCCCTGCACATCTTCGCCCGGCCCATCGTCTCCGTGTCCTTCTTCAGTGACAGCGCCCTGTGCTTCGGCTGCCGCTTCCAGTTCAAACCCATCCGGGTGTCCGAGCCGGTGTTCGTCCTGCCCGTGGGGAGAGGCAGCGTCACGGTGCTCAG TGGCTACGCTGCAGATGACATCACCCATTGCATCCGGCCCCAGGACATCAAGGAGCGGCGTGCGGTCATCATCCTTCGAAA gaccAGACCCGATGCCCCTCGAGTGGACTGCGACAGCCCTTTAAGTTCGTCCCCTGTAGAGAGACCCGCTCCTCTGAAGGCCAAACGCTCTCATCGCAGAGCACAGCCTGATGCTGCACACAG GCCGAGGGTCCTGGAGATGGATAAAGAGGAGAACAGACACCCATCACTCTCCCGACAGCGACGCCGCAGCGGCAGCTCAGAGAACTACTGGAGGCGCGGTCAGGACTCCGACAAACACCGGGAGAGTTCGGGACGCAAAGTCAAAATGAGACGCCACTGA